From Medicago truncatula cultivar Jemalong A17 chromosome 7, MtrunA17r5.0-ANR, whole genome shotgun sequence, a single genomic window includes:
- the LOC11427293 gene encoding piezo-type mechanosensitive ion channel homolog isoform X1, protein MVRFTPGFVLPVLLLTASILNWSLMSLVDLIAFLFIQYTVPRKGSRWHQQSLITWSVLILSSLTLLSHAIFHIVLAIEGDQWSTADAQWAQLIGFIRVQSWRTLPIEYFLVMQVLATFLSLIEIYGNGRGQDAWGNFYSGYLCSSVPLIGSHLKKLCCFLLPAVQLLAGISHASWVSLPFFICSSAGLVVWSWTSNYIGIFRWWRYLLYYAGFNIILLYIYQLPIDFPETLRSLFYHFGLFKLSTKSEWSEICSVLSLLLFYIMISWIKNELTEMEVITSTREGDLTEELLPKRHSLFVHEFRFGVRHKSFILQGAISQTFSINFLTYGFPIFLLVLSLWSFHFASLISFGLLAYVGYILYAFPSMFRLQQLNGILLVFILLWAASTYIFNVALTVSNYKPRKDMKIWETIGLWHYPIPAYYLLAQFGLGFLVTLCNLVNNSVLLCIADQGQLTADESVVEEEEETAVLVVATIAWGLHKCSHAIILTLIFLLAIRPGLIHVVYMIFFLIYLLSNAINGKLRQAVILLCEAQFALQFILQLDLISKTLDQKGSYAFQILSRFGLLNHIHSVDFFKISILACFCAIHNHGLQTLLIFSAIVRHTSCPPVGFGILRAGLIKPVCLSGYSPRSSEIQGTHERKTIAYLKVIRQKFLSVYQSCGKYIAFLTILLSVYLSTPNYASCGYLFFLLMWISGRQLAGKTKKHLWYPMKVYAIFVFLSIYSIDVFSSSKMSFPGIIDLQTAFGYNPEASTLQNIWQSLAVLVVMQLYCYERRQSKSYGSSNYDSPEIKPFPFTRRLLIRHTETILYAALFYASLSPISAFGFLYLVGLIHCSRLPKSSQITAKVFLVYSGLLIMVEYLFQMWGDQAEMFPGQDHFQLSLLMGLQLYKPGFKGVESGLRGKVAVIVACILQYSVFRWLEKMQHVDGNGGRWNEHCPLFSPVEDPDETTFCTLLSKQEENPTSTIKTGTRSRSWPTTNSASPQGTDSAQRDGVKKLKLLHFWESFKDSSKWNRKRLLFLRKERLEMQKTVLRVSLKFWIENMCNLFGLEINIIALLLASFAVLNAISLLYIASLAACVLLNRLLIKKLWPVFVFLFASIITIEYLAIWMHLAFAHEQIDEQVPCRDCWRVSDIYFSYCKRCWLGIVVDDPRMLISYYGVFMFSCFKFRADQSSTLTGLEMYQKILSQWKSASVLSDLSFETKGYWTFLDHLRLYGYCHLLDFVLSLILITGTLEYDMLHFGYLGFALVFFRMRLKILKQGNNIFRFLRMYNFVVIVLSLAYQSPFVGDFSEIKSGSIKLINEMVGFHKYDYGFRITSRSAFVEIIIFMLVSLQSYMFSFPEFVYVSKYLEKEQIGAILRQQEKKAAWKTAQLQHIRKAEELKHVRSLQVEKMKSEMLNLQDQLHNMSTEANCSNVSLEIYGLRERGNSSQDFHKGNEFQKHGLDLNTESIGPIDVNQSLLSEKSPSPLVPEYWKHPMDSPHGIVELKEKTKTNDLLDLGIRNRYKLRVRKNALVSAVHFIGNGVSQVQSLGNMAVNNLMNYLKIERKELKSAEDSSDDEEYYEIENQNTSAEPLESTFSIHSVNEHTVPDTACPQIGIIFRYMWSQMRSNNDVVCYCCFILIYLWSFSLLSVVYLAALFLYALCQNIGPSYIFWVIMLIYTEICILLQYLYQIIIQHTDFKFHVSLLQELGFPAKKITSSFVTNNLPFFLVYIFTLLQTSITVKDGGWIIAADSNFCKRRNQSFIEDVKCSTFKERLQRLFLPLKNVLKRLVRSLCRYWKSLTWGAETPPYFVQLSMEVNSWPQEGIQPKRIESKINKSLKILHYRRCKEDNLFNLHSASRVRVQSIEKSEENENLCLIVFEVLYASPSIEFTAEEWYSSLTPAEDVSNELRKAQHIGIFKEIGFPYRIISIIGGGKREIDLYAYIFGADLAVFFLIAVFYESVMKANSEFLEVYQLEDQFPEDFVSVLMVVFFLIVLDRIIYLCSFATGKVIFYLFNLVLFTYSVTKYAWDMDPLNRYSGRLAIRAIYFTKAISLVLQAMQIHFGIPHKSTLYRQFLTSSVSRVNVLGFRLYRALPFLYELRCVLDWSCTTTSLTMYDWLKLEDIHASLFLVKCDVVLNRASRQQGQKQTKMTKFCSGICLFFVLMCVIWAPMLMYSSGNPTNIANPIKDASARVDIRTLSGKLTLFETTLCEKISWEKLEARTSLDPQGYLSAYNEKDIQLICCQSDASTLWLVPPVVQARFMKSLRWNMDITFSWEFTRDRPKGKEVVKYELTIQEQDLPTSSEVTKVFNGTSNSFSVFNIYPRYFRVTGSGDVRSLEQSVELVSGDLVLNHGNPEWWSFYDLDISDEHGCGKFPGPMAIIVSEETPQGILGETLSKFSIWGLYITFVLAVGRFIRLQCSDLRMRIPFENLPSCDRLMAICEDIYAARAEGELEVEEILYWTLVKIYRSPHMLLEYTQAE, encoded by the exons ATGGTTAGGTTTACACCTGGATTCGTACTCCCTGTGCTCCTCCTAACAG CATCTATACTTAACTGGAGTTTGATGTCTTTGGTTGATTTAATAGCATTCCTTTTCATTCAGTACACTGTTCCTAGAAAAG GATCTCGTTGGCATCAACAATCTTTGATAACATGGTCTGTTCTCATATTATCCTCTTTGACGCTGCTCTCACATGCCATATTTCATATTGTTTTGGCCATCGAGGGGGATCAGTGGAGTACCGCCGATGCTCAGTGGGCTCAGCTAATTGGATTTATAag AGTGCAGTCTTGGAGAACATTGCCTATAGAGTATTTTTTGGTTATGCAAGTACTAGCAACCTTTCTTTCTCTAATTGAAATATATGGAAATGGACGTGGTCAAGATGCATGGGGAAATTTTTATTCAGGGTACCTATGCTCTTCTGTTCCACTGATAG GATCTCATCTCAAGAAATTGTGCTGTTTTTTGTTGCCTGCTGTACAACTACTTGCTGGGATTAGTCATGCATCTTGGGTTTCTTTACCTTTTTTCATTTGCAGCAGTGCAGGGCTGGTTGTTTGGTCTTGGACAAGCAATTATATAGGTATCTTTCG gTGGTGGAGATACCTTCTATATTATGCTGGCTTCAATATAATTTTGCTGTACATATACCAACTTCCTATTGACTTCCCAGAGACCTTAAGGTCGTTGTTTTACCACTTTGGGCTATTCAAACTTTCTACAAAGTCAGAATGGTCAGAAATTTGTTCTGTTCTTTCACTTCTACTTTTCTATATTATG ATATCTTGGATCAAGAATGAGCTAACTGAAATGGAAGTCATCACATCAACACGAGAAGGTGATTTGACCGAGGAACTTCTTCCCAAAAGACATTCTCTATTTGTTCATGAATTCAG GTTTGGTGTGAGGCATAAAAGTTTCATATTGCAAGGAGCTATTTCTCAAACATTTAGTATTAACTTTCTAACATACGGCTTTCCG ATTTTTTTGCTGGTTCTATCATTGTGGAGTTTCCACTTTGCAAGTCTGATCTCATTTGGATTGCTTGCTTATGTGGGATACATCTTGTATGCCTTCCCTTCCATGTTTCGATTGCAGCAACTGAATGGCATCCTTCTTGTTTTCATTCTCCTTTGGGCAGCTAGCACGTATATCTTCAATGTAGCACTCACTGTCTCCAATTACAAACCAAGGAAG GATATGAAGATATGGGAAACTATAGGCTTGTGGCATTACCCTATCCCGGCATACTATTTGCTTGCTCAATTTGGTCTTGGTTTTCTTGTTACCCTGTGCAACCTTGTTAACAATTCAGTGTTGTTGTGCATTGCTGATCAAGGACAATTAACAGCTGATGAATCTGTTGTGGAAG AGGAAGAAGAGACTGCAGTATTAGTTGTGGCTACAATAGCATGGGGACTGCACAAGTGCTCACATGCTATAATATTAACATTGATATTTCTTCTTGCAATAAGACCCGGTCTTATTCATGTTGTTTATA tgattttctttttaatttatcttttaagcAATGCAATCAATGGTAAATTACGTCAAGCAGTTATCCTTTTATGTGAGGCACAGTTTGCACTTCAGTTCATTCTTCAGCTTGATTTGATCTCCAAAACTTTGGACCAGAAGGGTTCCTATGCTTTTCAAATTCTCTCACGATTTG GTCTGCTTAATCATATCCATTCAGTGGATTTCTTCAAAATATCGATTCTTGCTTGCTTCTGTGCAATTCACAATCACGGGCTTCAAACACTTCTTATATTTTCAGCTATTGTGCGACACACATCTTGCCCGCCAGTTGGGTTTGGCATCTTAAGAGCTGGCTTGATCAAACCTGTTTGCTTATCGGGCTATAGTCCACGATCTAGTGAGATCCAGGGAACTCATG AGAGGAAGACAATAGCATATTTGAAGGTTATAAGACAGAAGTTCCTTTCTGTTTATCAGTCATGTGGTAAATACATTGCCTTCCTGACAATTCTCCTCAGTGTATACCTATCCACACCCAACTATGCTTCATGTGGTTACTTATTCTTTCTTCTAATGTGGATAAGTGGAAGACAACTTGCagggaaaacaaaaaagcatCTTTGGTATCCTATGAAAGTGTATGCTATATTTGTGTTTTTATCCATTTACAGCATTGATGTCTTTTCTAGCTCAAAGATGTCGTTTCCTGGTATCATAGATCTCCAAACTGCATTTGGCTATAACCCAGAAGCTTCAACGTTGCAAAACATTTGGCAATCATTGGCTGTATTGGTAGTGATGCAGCTATACTGCTATGAAAGGAGGCAGAGCAAAAGTTATGGGTCTAGTAACTATGATTCACCTGAAATAAAACCTTTTCCTTTTACCAGACGTCTGTTGATCCGGCATACTGAGACAATATTATATGCTGCCCTGTTTTATGCGTCTTTATCACCTATAAGTGCATTTGGTTTCCTGTATCTTGTTGGTTTAATTCACTGCTCAAGATTACCAAAGTCTTCTCAGATCACTGCAAAAGTGTTTCTAGTTTATTCAGGACTTCTCATAATGGTTGAATATCTTTTCCAGATGTGGGGAGATCAGGCTGAGATGTTTCCTGGTCAAGATCACTTTCAGTTATCCTTACTTATGGGCTTACAGCTGTATAAGCCTGGTTTTAAAGGTGTAGAGTCAGGGTTGAGGGGGAAGGTTGCAGTTATTGTAGCATGTATACTCCAATACAGTGTTTTTCGTTGGTTGGAAAAGATGCAACATGTGGACGGAAATGGAGGAAGATGGAATGAGCATTGTCCTCTATTCAGTCCAGTTGAAGATCCTGATGAAACTACCTTCTGTACGCTGCTAAGCAAACAAGAGGAAAATCCTACTTCAACAATTAAAACAGGTACAAGAAGTCGTTCATGGCCAACAACTAATTCTGCATCACCCCAAGGGACAGATTCAGCGCAAAGAGACGGtgtaaaaaaactaaaactttTACATTTCTGGGAGAGTTTCAAGGATAGCTCGAAGTGGAACAGAAAGAGGCTTCTTTTCTTGAGAAAAGAGAGGTTGGAAATGCAGAAGACTGTTTTAAGAGTGTCTTTGAAGTTCTGGATAGAGAACATGTGCAATTTATTTGGTCTTGAAATCAACATAATTGCTTTGCTTCTTGCTAGCTTTGCTGTGCTGAATGCCATCTCCTTGCTCTATATAGCATCACTTGCTGCTTGTGTTCTTCTAAACCGgctacttattaaaaaattatggcctgtttttgtttttctatttgcTTCTATCATCACTATTGAATACTTAGCTATCTGGATGCATCTTGCTTTTGCGCACGAACAAATTGACGAACAAGTACCATGCCGTGACTGTTGGAGAGTATCAGATATATATTTTAGCTACTGCAAAAGGTGCTGGCTAG gaattgttgttgatgatcccCGTATGCTTATTAGCTATTATGGGGTTTTCATGTTTTCATGTTTCAAATTCCGTGCTGACCAGTCATCTACTCTCACTGGATTAGAGATGTATCAAAAAATACTCTCTCAATGGAAGTCTGCATCTGTACTAAGTGATCTTTCATTTGAAACAAAAGGATATTGGACATTTCTCGACCACTTGAGGCTGTATGGTTACTGCCACTTGTTAGATTTCGTTCTTTCATTAATTTTGATTACAGGAACTCTTGAATATGACATGCTGCACTTTGGCTATCTTGGTTTTGCTCTAGTTTTCTTTCGAATGAGGCTAAAAATACTAAAGCAAGGAAATAATATCTTTAGATTCTTAAGGATGTACAACTTTGTCGTTATCGTCTTGTCTCTTGCATATCAATCTCCTTTTGTTGGTGACTTTAGCGAGATCAAAAGTGGTTCCATAAAGCTCATAAATGAAATGGTTGGATTTCACAAATATGATTATGGATTTCGAATTACATCAAGATCAGCGTTTGTGGAAATCATCATATTCATGTTAGTATCACTACAGTCATACATGTTCTCATTTCCAGAATTTGTTTATGTATCAAAATACCTTGAGAAAGAGCAGATTGGTGCTATACTGAGGCAACAAGAGAAGAAGGCTGCCTGGAAGACTGCTCAGTTACAGCACATACGTAAAGCTGAAGAGCTGAAGCATGTCCGAAGCTTGCAGGTTGAAAAGATGAAATCAGAGATGCTAAACCTTCAAGACCAGCTTCATAATATGAGCACTGAGGCAAACTGTAGTAATGTTTCTCTCGAAATTTATGGCCTAAGAGAGAGAGGAAATTCTTCCCAAGATTTTCACAAGGGAAATGAATTCCAGAAACACGGTCTTGATCTAAATACTGAGTCAATAGGCCCAATTGATGTGAATCAATCTCTATTGAGTGAAAAATCTCCAAGTCCATTGGTACCAGAATATTGGAAGCACCCAATGGATTCTCCTCATGGAATTGTTGAGTTAAAGGAAAAAACTAAAACCAACGATCTTTTGGACTTAGGAATAAGGAACCGTTATAAACTTCGAGTCAGGAAAAATGCTTTAGTTTCTGCTGTACATTTCATAGGGAATGGAGTATCTCAGGTGCAGTCTCTTGGAAATATGGCAGTTAACAATCTAATGAACTATCTGAAGATAGAACGTAAAGAATTAAAGTCAGCTGAAGATTCATCAGACGATGAGGAGTACTATGAGATTGAGAATCAGAATACGAGTGCAGAACCTCTGGAGTCTACATTTTCCATACACTCTGTTAATGAGCATACTGTGCCTGATACAGCCTGCCCTCAAATTGGCATTATTTTCCGTTACATGTGGTCCCAAATGAGGTCGAATAATGATGTTGTTTGCTATTGCTGCTTTATTCTAATATACCTATGGTCTTTCAGTTTACTTTCTGTGGTCTACCTAGCAGCTCTCTTTTTATATGCTCTATGTCAAAATATCGGTCCCAGTTACATATTTTGGGTTATCATGTTAATTTACACCGAGATATGCATCTTGCTTCAATATTTGTATCAGATCATCATTCAACACACCGATTTTAAATTCCACGTGAGCTTGCTTCAAGAGTTGGGATTCCCTGCGAAAAAAATAACATCATCTTTTGTTACAAACAACTTACCATTTTTCCTAGTATATATATTCACTCTCTTGCAAACCTCCATAACTGTGAAGGATGGTGGTTGGATAATCGCTGCAGATTCCAATTTTTGTAAGAGAAGAAATCAGAGCTTCATAGAGGACGTAAAGTGCTCCACCTTCAAAGAGAGATTACAAAGATTATTCTTACCACTGAAAAATGTATTGAAACGGTTGGTCAGAAGCCTCTGCAGGTACTGGAAATCATTAACTTGGGGTGCAGAAACTCCTCCCTACTTTGTGCAGCTGTCTATGGAAGTTAACTCGTGGCCTCAAGAGGGAATTCAGCCAAAGAGAATTGAATCAAAAATAAACAAGTCCCTGAAGATATTGCACTATAGAAGATGCAAAGAGGATAACCTTTTTAATTTGCACTCAGCAAGTAGGGTTCGTGTACAGAGCATCGAAAAAAGTGAAGAGAATGAAAATTTGTGTCTTATTGTTTTTGAGGTGTTATATGCCTCCCCTTCAATTGAATTTACTGCTGAAGAATGGTACAGCTCATTAACTCCAGCAGAAGATGTCTCCAATGAGCTTCGTAAAGCTCAACACATAGGTATTTTCAAAGAAATCGGGTTTCCATATCGAATAATTTCCATCATCGGTGGTGGGAAAAGGGAAATTGATCTGTACGCCTACATCTTTGGAGCTGATTTGGCTGTTTTCTTCTTAATAGCCGTTTTTTATGAATCTGTTATGAAAGCTAACAGTGAGTTTCTTGAAGTCTACCAGCTTGAAGATCAGTTCCCAGAAGATTTTGTATCGGTTCTCATG GTTGTCTTTTTCTTGATCGTGCTTGATCGAATTATATACCTCTGTTCATTTGCAACAGGAAaagttattttctatttattcaaCCTTGTGCTCTTCACATATTCAGTCACAAAATATGCCTGGGACATGGATCCTTTGAACAGATACTCGGGAAGATTAGCAATTCGTGCCATTTATTTTACAAAAGCAATTTCTCTGGTTTTGCAAGCAATGCAAATTCATTTTGGGATTCCTCACAAGAGTACTTTGTATAGGCAGTTTTTGACCAGTAGTGTTTCACGAGTTAATGTTTTGGGATTTCGACTATATCGAGCTCTACCTTTCCTGTATGAATTGAGATGTGTGCTAGATTGGTCTTGCACGACAACATCTTTGACTATGTATGACTGGCTAAAG CTGGAAGATATTCACGCAAGCTTGTTTCTCGTCAAATGCGATGTGGTTTTGAATAGAGCCAGCCGCCAACAAGGACAAAAGCAGACAAAAATGACAAAGTTCTGCAGTGGGATATGTTTATTCTTTGTTTTAATGTGTGTTATATGGGCTCCAATGCtg ATGTATAGTAGTGGCAACCCAACAAACATTGCAAACCCGATCAAAGATGCCAGTGCTCGAGTTGATATAAGGACATTAAGTGGCAAGTTGACATTGTTTGAGACTACTTTGTGCGAGAAGATATCTTGGGAAAAGCTTGAAGCACGCACAAGTTTGGATCCCCAGGGTTATCTTAGTGCATACAATGAGAAAGACATCCAATTAATTTGCTGCCAATCGGATGCAAGTACATTGTGGCTTGTCCCACCTGTTGTGCAGGCCAGATTTATGAAGTCCCTTAGGTGGAATATGGACATTACTTTCTCCTGGGAATTTACCAGAGATAGGCCTAAAGGAAAGGAAGTAGtgaaatatgaattaacaataCAGGAACAGGATCTTCCCACATCTTCAGAAGTGACTAAAGTCTTCAATGGTACTTCCAATAGTTTCTCAGTGTTCAATATTTATCCTAGATATTTTCGGGTCACAGGCTCCGGAGATGTGCGTTCTCTTGAACAGTCG GTGGAGCTGGTTAGTGGGGATCTTGTCCTTAACCATGGGAATCCAGAGTGGTGGTCTTTCTATGATCTCGACATCTCAGATGAACATGGATGTGGGAAGTTCCCAGGACCGATGGCTATAATTGTATCAGAAGAAACCCCTC AGGGCATTCTCGGCGAAACTCTTAGCAAGTTCAGCATCTGGGGACTTTACATCACATTTGTGCTTGCAGTTGGACGTTTTATCAGATTACAATGTTCTGATTTACGAATGAGAATTCCTTTTGAGAACCTTCCTTCTTGTGACAG ATTGATGGCAATATGTGAAGATATATATGCTGCAAGAGCAGAAGGAGAGCTTGAAGTGGAAGAGATTCTGTATTGGACGCTTGTTAAAATCTACCGCTCTCCACACATGTTGTTAGAGTATACCCAGGCTGAATAA